In one window of Caballeronia sp. TF1N1 DNA:
- the dnaE gene encoding DNA polymerase III subunit alpha, translating into MYNIVMSDPRFVHLRVHSEFSIADGIVRLDDVVKSAAKDGQGALALTDLANAFGLVRFYKEARSKGIKPIAGCDVWITNPADRDKPSRLILLVRDKTGYLNLCELLSRAWLTNQYRGRAEVLVEWLEEGLAEGLLAISGAQQGDIGMAFAAGNAASAQRNAERWSALFPNAFYIELQRAGQPGEQAYFQEAVALAAKLGLPVVATHPLQFMTPDDYTAHEARVCISEGDILANPRRQKRFTTEQYFRTQDEMCALFADIPSALANTVQIAKRCNLTLELGKPKLPLFPTPDGLTLDDYLVQLSKEGLEVRLAQLYPDEAEREAQRETYYARLEFECGTIIKMGFPGYFLIVADFIMWAKNNGVPVGPGRGSGAGSLVAYALGITDLDPLRYNLLFERFLNPERVSMPDFDIDFCQEGRDRVIQYVKQKYGADAVSQIATFGTMAAKAAVRDIGRVLDLGYMFTDGVAKLIPFKPGKHVTIADAMKEEPTLQERFDNEDEVHQLLELAQRVEGLTRNVGMHAGGVLIAPGKLTDFCPLYTQGEDGGVVSQYDKDDVEAVGLVKFDFLGLTTLTILDWAERYIRRLDPSKKDWNLSQVPLDDPASFSILKKANTVAVFQLESRGMQGMLKDAQPDRFEDIIALVALYRPGPMDLIPSFCARKHGREIVEYPDPRVEPVLKETYGIMVYQEQVMQMAQIIGGYSLGGADLLRRAMGKKKPEEMAVHRELFREGAAKNGLTAQKADDTFDLMEKFAGYGFNKSHAAAYALLAYHTAWLKAHHPAEFMAANMSLAMDDTDKVKILFEDCIGNGMAVLPPNINQSAYRFEPVAEADGKRSKTIRYGLGAVKGSGQNAIEEILRAREDGPFADLFDFCERIDRRVVNRRTVEALIRAGAFDCLHENRAQLLASVPLAMEAADQAAANAMQGGLFDMGDAPLEKHRLVDEPMWSDKKRLQEEKTALGFYLSGHLFDAYKGEVRRFVRQKIGELKEGRDKLVAGVISTTRTQMTQRGKMLIVNLDDGTGQCEVTVFNEQFEANKALFKEDELLVVQGQARNDAFTGGIRFTVDTAMDLERARSRYAQSVKVEMNGNADSLRLRRVLEAHAAGAEAPAAVAPAARENGRQRQSAPIPNGLNVSIVYRSEHAEGEVRLGDAWRVKPTDELITALRGEFAGSAIEIVY; encoded by the coding sequence ATGTACAATATCGTCATGTCAGATCCCCGCTTCGTTCATCTTCGCGTCCACTCCGAGTTCTCGATTGCCGACGGCATCGTGCGGCTGGACGACGTCGTCAAATCCGCCGCGAAAGACGGTCAGGGCGCACTCGCGCTGACTGATCTCGCCAACGCGTTCGGCCTCGTGCGCTTCTACAAGGAAGCGCGCAGCAAGGGCATCAAACCCATTGCCGGCTGCGATGTCTGGATCACCAATCCCGCCGATCGCGACAAGCCTTCGCGGCTGATCCTGCTCGTGCGCGACAAGACCGGCTATCTCAACCTGTGCGAACTGTTGAGCCGCGCGTGGCTGACGAATCAATATCGCGGGCGCGCGGAAGTGCTCGTCGAATGGCTCGAAGAAGGGCTGGCTGAAGGTCTGCTCGCCATTTCCGGCGCGCAGCAGGGCGACATCGGCATGGCGTTCGCGGCGGGCAACGCGGCAAGCGCGCAACGCAACGCCGAACGCTGGTCGGCGCTCTTTCCGAACGCGTTCTACATCGAACTGCAGCGCGCCGGTCAGCCGGGCGAACAGGCTTATTTTCAGGAGGCCGTCGCGCTCGCCGCAAAGCTCGGGCTGCCTGTGGTCGCCACGCATCCGCTGCAATTCATGACGCCCGACGACTACACCGCGCACGAAGCGCGCGTGTGCATTTCGGAAGGCGATATCCTCGCCAATCCGCGTCGTCAGAAGCGCTTCACGACCGAGCAGTATTTCCGCACGCAAGACGAAATGTGCGCGCTTTTCGCGGATATTCCTTCCGCGCTTGCCAACACGGTTCAAATTGCGAAGCGCTGTAATCTCACGCTCGAACTCGGCAAGCCCAAGCTGCCGCTTTTCCCCACGCCGGACGGCCTCACGCTCGACGACTACCTCGTGCAGTTGTCGAAGGAAGGCCTCGAGGTGCGGCTCGCGCAGCTTTATCCCGATGAAGCCGAACGCGAGGCACAGCGCGAGACTTATTACGCGCGGCTCGAATTCGAGTGCGGCACGATCATCAAGATGGGCTTTCCGGGCTACTTCCTGATCGTCGCCGACTTCATCATGTGGGCGAAGAACAATGGCGTGCCGGTGGGTCCCGGCCGCGGTTCGGGCGCGGGCTCGCTCGTCGCTTATGCGCTCGGCATTACCGATCTCGACCCGCTGCGCTACAACCTGCTGTTCGAACGCTTCCTGAATCCCGAACGCGTGTCGATGCCCGACTTCGACATCGACTTCTGTCAGGAAGGGCGCGACCGCGTCATTCAGTACGTGAAGCAGAAATATGGCGCGGACGCGGTTTCGCAGATCGCCACCTTCGGCACCATGGCGGCGAAGGCGGCGGTGCGCGACATCGGCCGCGTACTCGATCTCGGCTACATGTTCACCGACGGCGTCGCCAAGCTCATCCCGTTCAAGCCGGGCAAGCACGTGACCATCGCGGACGCGATGAAGGAAGAGCCGACCTTGCAGGAGCGCTTCGACAACGAAGACGAAGTGCATCAATTGCTCGAACTTGCGCAGCGCGTGGAAGGGCTCACGCGTAACGTCGGCATGCACGCGGGCGGCGTGCTGATCGCGCCGGGCAAGCTCACCGATTTCTGTCCGCTCTACACGCAGGGCGAAGACGGCGGCGTGGTCAGTCAGTACGACAAGGACGACGTGGAAGCCGTCGGTCTGGTCAAGTTCGACTTTTTGGGCCTGACTACGCTCACCATCCTGGACTGGGCCGAGCGCTATATTCGCCGGCTCGATCCCTCGAAGAAAGACTGGAATCTCTCGCAGGTTCCGCTCGACGACCCGGCTTCGTTTTCGATCCTCAAGAAAGCGAATACCGTCGCCGTGTTCCAGCTGGAAAGCCGCGGCATGCAGGGCATGCTGAAGGACGCGCAGCCGGACCGCTTCGAGGACATCATCGCGCTGGTGGCGCTGTATCGTCCGGGCCCGATGGACCTGATTCCGAGCTTCTGCGCGCGTAAGCACGGGCGCGAGATCGTCGAGTATCCGGACCCGCGCGTCGAGCCCGTCCTGAAGGAGACCTACGGCATCATGGTCTATCAGGAGCAGGTGATGCAGATGGCGCAGATCATCGGCGGCTATTCGCTCGGCGGCGCGGACTTGCTGCGTCGCGCGATGGGCAAGAAGAAGCCCGAAGAGATGGCCGTGCATCGCGAGTTGTTCCGCGAAGGCGCGGCGAAGAACGGTCTCACCGCGCAGAAGGCGGACGACACCTTCGACCTCATGGAGAAATTCGCGGGCTACGGCTTCAACAAGTCGCACGCGGCGGCTTACGCGTTGCTCGCTTATCACACGGCGTGGCTGAAGGCGCACCATCCGGCGGAATTCATGGCGGCCAATATGTCGCTCGCCATGGACGACACCGACAAGGTCAAGATTCTCTTCGAGGACTGCATCGGCAATGGCATGGCCGTGCTGCCGCCGAACATCAATCAGTCGGCGTATCGCTTCGAACCGGTCGCCGAAGCGGACGGCAAGCGCTCGAAGACCATTCGCTACGGTCTGGGCGCGGTGAAGGGCAGCGGCCAGAACGCAATCGAGGAAATCCTGCGTGCGCGTGAAGACGGGCCGTTTGCGGATCTCTTCGACTTCTGCGAGCGGATCGACCGGCGCGTCGTGAATCGCCGCACGGTCGAAGCGCTGATCCGCGCGGGCGCGTTCGACTGCCTGCACGAGAACCGCGCGCAACTGCTGGCCTCCGTGCCGCTCGCCATGGAAGCCGCCGATCAGGCCGCCGCCAACGCCATGCAAGGCGGTCTCTTCGACATGGGCGACGCGCCGCTCGAAAAGCATCGGCTCGTCGATGAACCCATGTGGTCCGACAAGAAGCGCTTGCAGGAAGAAAAAACCGCGCTCGGTTTCTATCTGTCGGGCCATCTCTTCGACGCCTACAAAGGTGAAGTGCGCCGCTTCGTGCGGCAGAAAATCGGCGAACTGAAGGAAGGGCGCGACAAGCTCGTCGCGGGCGTGATCTCGACCACGCGCACGCAAATGACCCAGCGCGGCAAGATGCTGATCGTCAATCTCGACGACGGCACCGGCCAGTGCGAAGTCACCGTGTTCAACGAGCAGTTCGAAGCCAACAAGGCGCTCTTCAAGGAAGACGAGTTGCTCGTGGTGCAAGGTCAGGCGCGTAACGACGCCTTCACCGGCGGCATTCGCTTTACCGTCGATACCGCGATGGACCTCGAACGCGCGCGCAGCCGCTACGCGCAGTCGGTAAAGGTCGAGATGAACGGCAACGCGGATTCCTTGCGTCTGCGCCGCGTGCTCGAAGCGCATGCGGCGGGTGCGGAAGCGCCGGCGGCCGTGGCGCCGGCCGCGCGCGAGAACGGCAGGCAGCGCCAGTCCGCACCCATCCCGAACGGCTTGAACGTGAGCATCGTTTATCGCAGCGAGCATGCGGAAGGCGAAGTGCGGCTCGGCGATGCCTGGCGCGTCAAGCCCACCGACGAACTCATCACCGCGCTGCGCGGCGAGTTCGCGGGCAGCGCAATCGAAATCGTCTACTGA
- a CDS encoding glycosyltransferase family 4 protein: protein MRIGISANALKLSGGLERYAMDLVRGLAAAGFEGRQKPTFFARKIDSSLPESKLVEAHRIKVSFLPGKLRDVYFSWALKRARNKARVDVLIGCNRVEGSEIAICGGTHIGFLRATGRREKRSDTRQIALERRQYRDARVIVAHSDMMRNELRGLYGIDERKIRVLYPPVDGARFALADETSRARLRERFGFKEDEIVLLFPSSSHERKGLPLIEKALGGAGLPIVIAVAGRAPEKSAPNVRYIGYAKNIEDAYRAADFTILASSYEPFGLVGIESVMCGTPVIFPACIGCGNAIDESAKHVFKSGDADDLRRVVAAAIASRRRVSGNAVRYDASVASHVNALLALAEEISGGR from the coding sequence ATGCGCATCGGTATCTCGGCGAACGCGCTCAAACTGAGCGGCGGGCTCGAACGCTACGCCATGGACCTGGTGCGCGGTCTTGCCGCCGCCGGCTTCGAGGGTCGCCAAAAGCCCACGTTCTTTGCCCGCAAGATCGACTCGTCGTTGCCGGAGAGCAAGCTCGTCGAGGCGCATCGCATCAAGGTGTCGTTTCTGCCGGGCAAGCTGCGCGACGTGTATTTTTCGTGGGCGCTCAAGCGCGCGCGCAATAAGGCCAGGGTCGACGTGCTGATCGGCTGCAATCGCGTGGAAGGCTCGGAGATTGCCATCTGCGGAGGCACGCATATCGGCTTTCTGCGCGCAACCGGGCGTCGCGAAAAGCGGTCGGATACGCGGCAGATCGCGCTCGAACGCAGGCAGTATCGGGACGCGCGCGTGATCGTCGCGCACTCGGACATGATGCGTAACGAGCTTCGCGGGCTTTACGGCATCGACGAACGGAAGATTCGCGTGCTTTATCCGCCCGTGGATGGCGCGCGTTTCGCCTTAGCCGATGAAACCTCGCGCGCCCGTCTGCGCGAACGGTTCGGTTTCAAGGAAGACGAAATCGTGCTGCTCTTTCCTTCGAGCAGTCACGAGCGCAAGGGTTTGCCGCTGATCGAGAAGGCGCTCGGCGGCGCGGGCTTGCCGATCGTGATCGCCGTCGCCGGGCGCGCGCCCGAGAAGAGCGCGCCGAACGTGCGCTATATCGGCTACGCGAAAAATATCGAGGACGCTTATCGCGCGGCGGACTTCACCATTCTCGCGTCGAGCTACGAGCCGTTTGGGCTCGTGGGCATCGAATCGGTCATGTGCGGCACGCCGGTGATCTTTCCGGCCTGCATCGGCTGTGGCAATGCCATCGACGAAAGCGCTAAGCACGTTTTCAAATCTGGCGATGCGGACGACCTGCGGCGCGTCGTCGCTGCGGCAATTGCTTCACGACGCCGCGTATCCGGCAATGCCGTTCGTTATGACGCGAGCGTCGCGTCGCATGTGAATGCGCTGCTGGCGCTGGCGGAAGAAATCAGCGGCGGTCGTTGA
- a CDS encoding glycosyltransferase family 2 protein has product MKSPTLGIAIITYNAAARLAQCLDSVSFADDIVIVDGGSTDATVGIAQAHRARVIEARDWPGFGPQKNRALDALATDWVLSIDADEVVTPELAASIRAAIARPQADVYSVDRLSSFCGTWVRHSGWYPDWIPRLFKRGAARFSSDLVHERLVFSTNEPAIRLNGRLMHYSYEDFETVLRKLDAYSTAGAVQRHAASKRGGFGVALTRGTWAFLRTYFLRRGFLDGRTGFMIALFNAQTVYYRFLKLEHLNERR; this is encoded by the coding sequence ATGAAATCGCCAACGCTTGGCATCGCCATCATCACCTACAACGCGGCCGCGCGGCTCGCGCAATGTCTCGACTCGGTTTCGTTCGCGGATGACATCGTCATCGTCGATGGCGGCAGCACCGACGCCACCGTGGGTATCGCCCAGGCGCATCGCGCGCGCGTGATCGAAGCGCGCGACTGGCCCGGCTTCGGGCCGCAGAAGAATCGCGCGCTGGACGCGCTCGCCACCGACTGGGTCTTGTCTATCGATGCCGACGAAGTCGTGACGCCCGAACTCGCCGCATCGATTCGAGCCGCCATCGCTCGCCCGCAAGCGGATGTCTATTCGGTCGACCGGTTATCGAGTTTTTGCGGAACGTGGGTGAGACATAGCGGCTGGTATCCGGACTGGATTCCCCGGCTGTTCAAGCGGGGCGCGGCGCGCTTCTCGTCGGATCTCGTGCACGAGCGTCTGGTATTTTCCACGAACGAGCCCGCGATCAGGCTCAATGGCCGGCTGATGCACTACTCATACGAAGACTTCGAGACCGTGCTGCGCAAGCTGGACGCTTATTCGACCGCTGGCGCCGTGCAGCGTCATGCGGCAAGCAAGCGCGGTGGTTTCGGGGTTGCGCTTACACGCGGCACGTGGGCTTTTTTGCGAACCTATTTTCTGCGCCGCGGTTTTCTGGATGGGCGCACGGGCTTCATGATCGCGCTCTTCAATGCGCAGACGGTGTATTACCGGTTCTTGAAGCTCGAGCATCTGAACGAGAGACGATAG
- a CDS encoding glycosyltransferase: MSGISQPEQNAPLASLLLISFNQQETVADAIAGALAQTWSPLEILISDDASSDATYAVAERCVREYRGPHTVRLYRNEKNTGISAHLSALAARASGEMLFIAAGDDISRPERVTRVMEVWLASGKRHDLIATDLQDLDAEGNTHDILRVTDLDDYRSFDDWMERRPHLVGAAHAWARRLFEEFGPIAPGIYGEDQIMAFRAIMSHGAHTLHEPLVLYRRGGLSSKRKWRTPADFVARIKLANINGSGETRQLESDADKVGVGARMRAMLARKSARERYVSAVFGDASLARKVALLAGSNEVSPGFRIKMFVYATCPWLLSPFFFVKWHLRG; the protein is encoded by the coding sequence ATGTCAGGAATATCACAGCCAGAGCAGAACGCGCCGCTCGCGAGTCTCTTGCTCATTAGCTTCAATCAGCAGGAAACCGTTGCCGACGCGATTGCCGGGGCGCTCGCGCAAACCTGGTCGCCGCTGGAAATCCTCATTTCCGACGATGCCTCCTCCGACGCCACTTACGCCGTCGCCGAGCGCTGTGTGCGCGAATATCGCGGGCCGCATACGGTGCGGCTGTATCGAAACGAGAAGAACACGGGTATCAGCGCGCATCTCAGTGCGCTCGCGGCGCGCGCATCGGGCGAGATGCTTTTTATCGCGGCGGGCGACGATATCTCGCGACCGGAACGCGTCACGCGCGTCATGGAAGTGTGGCTCGCAAGCGGCAAGCGCCACGACCTCATCGCGACCGACCTGCAAGACCTCGATGCCGAAGGCAATACGCACGACATCCTGCGCGTAACGGACCTCGACGACTATCGCAGCTTCGACGACTGGATGGAACGGCGGCCTCATCTGGTCGGCGCGGCGCATGCGTGGGCGCGGCGTCTCTTCGAGGAGTTCGGGCCGATCGCGCCTGGCATCTACGGCGAAGACCAGATCATGGCGTTTCGCGCGATCATGAGTCACGGCGCGCATACGCTGCACGAACCGCTCGTGCTGTACCGGCGCGGCGGGCTGTCGAGCAAGCGCAAATGGCGCACGCCGGCGGATTTCGTCGCGCGTATCAAGCTTGCGAATATCAACGGATCGGGCGAGACGCGTCAGCTCGAAAGCGACGCGGACAAGGTCGGCGTCGGCGCTCGGATGCGCGCAATGCTGGCGCGAAAGTCGGCGCGCGAGCGCTACGTGAGCGCCGTGTTCGGCGACGCGTCGTTGGCGCGCAAGGTCGCGTTGCTGGCTGGATCGAATGAAGTCAGTCCGGGATTTCGCATCAAGATGTTCGTGTATGCGACGTGCCCGTGGCTGCTTTCGCCGTTCTTCTTCGTGAAATGGCATTTGCGCGGCTAG
- a CDS encoding O-antigen ligase produces the protein MEKTLRYMIASMVLLAPASTLVVRGGTGYCFFVLLAIALFAGFSKPFRLRLGLLVNAFPLYTVAMLCFMVYLPLQQAIEGYYLPREFDGMSRFALALPIFLLLVNVPIRQLKALGWGCALGAIGAGFWAVDSAIHMTVTELDRLGNDFTNPIPYGNTALLLGFLSVMSIRWDRYPNALAKRLGIALKLLGLVGGIYASYLSGTRGGWLAIPLFLVLCLLNFGWIKHPRHWLTALGVAVLAMALLLASPIGRERVQATRSDIARLSHGAAADSSLGARLQLWTASIHLFEANPVFGVGKGHLKNSLKGMADAGEVSPLVVNQRAHSEFFSTIAELGASGVVCLALLYFGPLVYFLRYRKSPHPDVSTAAYCGIAVSGSVIIFGLSIDVFTVVMSTSLIALFWAVLLAVITHDAREPLGKPGRGPIG, from the coding sequence TTGGAAAAAACTCTGCGCTACATGATCGCCAGCATGGTCTTGCTGGCGCCCGCAAGCACACTCGTCGTGCGAGGAGGGACGGGCTACTGCTTCTTCGTGTTGCTTGCCATCGCGCTCTTCGCGGGGTTCAGCAAGCCGTTTCGTCTGAGGCTCGGTCTGCTCGTCAACGCGTTCCCGCTCTATACGGTGGCCATGCTGTGCTTCATGGTTTATCTGCCGTTGCAGCAAGCCATCGAAGGTTATTATCTGCCGCGCGAATTCGACGGCATGTCGCGCTTCGCACTCGCGTTGCCGATTTTCCTGCTGCTCGTCAACGTGCCGATTCGGCAACTGAAGGCGCTCGGCTGGGGCTGCGCGCTGGGTGCCATCGGCGCGGGTTTCTGGGCCGTGGACAGCGCCATCCACATGACGGTGACAGAACTCGATCGCCTCGGCAACGATTTCACCAATCCGATTCCCTATGGCAATACCGCGCTCCTGCTCGGCTTTCTTTCGGTGATGTCGATCCGCTGGGATCGTTATCCGAACGCGCTGGCGAAGCGCCTCGGCATTGCACTGAAGCTGCTCGGACTGGTGGGCGGCATTTACGCGTCGTATCTGTCGGGCACGCGCGGCGGCTGGCTTGCCATTCCGCTCTTTCTCGTACTGTGCCTGCTCAACTTCGGCTGGATCAAACACCCTCGTCACTGGCTGACCGCGCTCGGCGTCGCCGTTCTGGCGATGGCGCTCTTGCTCGCCTCGCCGATCGGCCGCGAACGTGTGCAGGCGACGCGCTCCGACATCGCGCGCCTGTCGCACGGCGCGGCGGCGGACAGTTCGCTCGGCGCGCGGCTGCAGTTGTGGACCGCGTCGATTCATCTGTTCGAGGCGAATCCGGTCTTCGGCGTCGGCAAGGGACATCTGAAGAATTCGCTCAAGGGCATGGCCGATGCCGGCGAGGTATCGCCGCTCGTCGTCAATCAACGCGCGCACAGCGAGTTTTTCTCGACGATCGCGGAATTGGGCGCGTCGGGCGTGGTCTGTCTTGCGTTGCTGTATTTCGGGCCGCTCGTGTATTTCCTGCGCTACCGGAAGTCGCCGCATCCCGATGTGTCGACGGCGGCGTATTGCGGGATCGCGGTCTCGGGGTCGGTTATCATCTTCGGACTGAGTATCGATGTATTCACGGTCGTGATGAGCACGTCGCTCATCGCGCTCTTCTGGGCCGTGCTGCTTGCGGTCATCACGCACGACGCGCGCGAGCCGCTTGGCAAGCCGGGGCGCGGACCGATCGGCTGA
- the msbA gene encoding lipid A export permease/ATP-binding protein MsbA: protein MRRLWPYIRPLMGMVLLGLGTMGIVAATEAGIPMLLKPLLDHGFGSKSSDHAKWLVPAAVIGLALVRGAAQYASGYFLSYVSNKILLQLRLQMFERMIHTSAGFFQRETASTVINAVVFEVNQILSVLSSVVVTLVRDSLTVVFLLGYLFILNWRLTLIVAVILPVIGWLVSKINRRLRRLNREHQTLTNELSYVVEETVAGYKVVKVHNGEPYEMDRFTEMSQRLRGYSMRMQVSGGLAQPLTQFLASIALAVVITIAVVQSTNDQTTVGGFVAFVTSMLLVISPLKHLIDINQPMQRGMTAAELIFGLIDEPEEPKGGGRRLERAQGEVEFRDVTFSYGSLDRMILDRVSFKVAPGEMVALAGPSGSGKTTLVNLLPRFFDPRGGQVLVDGVPITDYDLHDLRGQMAMVSQDVVLFNDSIAANVAYGQKPDRDRVFSALMAANLIDMVQALPDGMDTLIGGNGMRLSGGQRQRLAIARAIYKDAPILILDEATSALDSESERYVQAALETLMKGRTTLVIAHRLSTIERADRILVMEGGRIAEQGSHAELLRKEGLYAHLHRIQYQQQPA from the coding sequence ATGCGGCGCCTGTGGCCCTACATCCGCCCGCTCATGGGCATGGTGTTGCTCGGGCTCGGGACGATGGGTATCGTCGCCGCGACCGAAGCCGGCATCCCGATGCTGCTCAAACCGTTGCTCGACCACGGTTTTGGCTCCAAAAGCAGCGATCACGCGAAATGGCTCGTGCCGGCCGCGGTGATCGGACTCGCGCTCGTACGCGGCGCGGCGCAGTATGCGTCGGGCTATTTTCTGTCGTACGTGTCGAACAAGATCCTGCTGCAACTTCGCCTGCAGATGTTCGAGCGCATGATCCACACGAGCGCCGGCTTCTTTCAGCGCGAGACGGCCAGCACGGTCATCAATGCAGTCGTGTTCGAGGTCAACCAGATTCTGAGCGTGCTATCGAGCGTCGTCGTCACGCTCGTGCGCGATTCGCTCACGGTCGTCTTTCTGCTCGGCTATCTGTTCATCCTCAACTGGCGGCTCACGCTGATCGTCGCGGTCATCCTGCCGGTGATCGGCTGGCTCGTGAGCAAGATCAACCGCCGATTGCGGCGGCTCAATCGCGAGCATCAGACGCTGACCAACGAGTTGTCCTATGTCGTCGAGGAAACCGTCGCGGGCTACAAGGTCGTCAAGGTGCATAACGGCGAACCGTACGAAATGGACCGCTTCACGGAGATGAGCCAGCGCCTGCGCGGCTACTCGATGCGCATGCAGGTGTCCGGCGGCCTCGCGCAGCCGCTCACGCAGTTTCTTGCGTCGATCGCGCTCGCGGTGGTCATCACGATTGCGGTCGTGCAGTCCACCAACGATCAGACCACGGTAGGCGGCTTCGTTGCCTTCGTCACGTCCATGTTGCTCGTCATCTCGCCGCTCAAGCATCTGATTGACATCAATCAGCCGATGCAGCGTGGCATGACGGCGGCGGAGCTGATCTTCGGCCTGATCGACGAACCCGAGGAGCCGAAGGGCGGCGGGCGGCGTCTGGAACGCGCGCAAGGCGAAGTCGAGTTCCGCGATGTCACGTTCAGCTACGGTTCGCTGGACCGCATGATTCTCGACCGCGTGTCGTTCAAGGTTGCGCCCGGCGAGATGGTCGCGCTCGCGGGGCCGTCAGGCAGTGGCAAGACCACGCTCGTGAATCTGCTGCCGCGCTTCTTCGATCCACGCGGCGGGCAGGTGCTCGTCGATGGCGTGCCGATCACCGACTACGACCTGCACGACCTGCGCGGCCAGATGGCGATGGTGAGCCAGGATGTCGTGCTGTTCAACGACTCCATTGCGGCGAACGTTGCTTATGGGCAGAAGCCCGATCGCGACCGCGTGTTCTCGGCGTTGATGGCGGCGAATCTCATCGATATGGTGCAGGCGCTGCCTGATGGCATGGATACCTTGATCGGCGGCAACGGCATGCGCTTGTCCGGTGGACAGCGGCAGCGTTTGGCGATTGCCCGCGCGATCTACAAGGACGCGCCGATCCTGATCCTGGACGAGGCGACATCGGCGCTTGATTCCGAATCGGAACGCTACGTGCAGGCCGCGCTCGAAACGCTGATGAAGGGACGCACGACGCTCGTGATCGCGCATCGCTTGTCGACCATCGAGCGCGCGGACCGCATCCTCGTCATGGAAGGCGGGCGAATTGCGGAGCAGGGCAGCCATGCCGAACTATTGCGCAAGGAAGGACTGTATGCGCATCTGCACCGGATTCAGTATCAGCAACAGCCGGCTTGA
- a CDS encoding CotH kinase family protein, producing the protein MMLQFVVEAKTRSRPSLASMAAVVLISTVLAACSGGGSSAPSKDSTDTTGTTDPSGKSATTAAALPAMSINTDGRVPIVNKDVYLGADLGITGPDDVDPFTGRTSIKGHGNSTWTADKKPYRLKLDSKASFFGLPKDKNWILLANYFDKTLLRNRTAFELGRRFGMAWTPHDVPVELTLNGQYAGVYDVVESVRVDKNRVNIANSDNAVAPERTGFLVEINERMDEDICWRTTHGIALCIDSPDSARTHRSLLSKTICSRPRTRCIQIRGITSSTSTSHR; encoded by the coding sequence ATGATGTTGCAGTTCGTTGTAGAAGCAAAAACGCGCAGCCGGCCGAGCCTTGCGTCGATGGCTGCGGTGGTTCTCATCAGCACCGTTCTTGCTGCCTGCTCGGGCGGCGGCTCTAGCGCTCCCTCGAAAGATTCGACGGATACCACGGGTACGACGGACCCGTCGGGCAAGAGCGCAACGACCGCGGCCGCGCTGCCGGCCATGTCCATTAATACGGATGGCCGTGTTCCGATCGTCAATAAAGATGTTTATCTCGGCGCCGATCTCGGCATCACCGGGCCGGACGATGTCGATCCCTTCACAGGCAGGACGAGCATCAAGGGCCATGGCAACAGCACGTGGACGGCGGACAAGAAGCCATATCGCTTGAAACTCGACAGCAAGGCAAGTTTTTTTGGGCTGCCGAAGGATAAGAACTGGATTCTGCTCGCGAATTACTTCGACAAGACGCTCTTGCGCAATCGCACGGCGTTCGAACTCGGCAGGCGTTTTGGCATGGCGTGGACGCCGCATGACGTTCCCGTCGAACTCACGCTCAACGGTCAGTATGCGGGCGTGTATGACGTGGTCGAGTCGGTGCGGGTGGACAAGAACCGCGTGAATATCGCCAATAGTGACAACGCGGTCGCGCCCGAGCGCACAGGCTTCCTGGTCGAAATCAACGAGCGCATGGACGAAGACATTTGCTGGCGCACGACGCACGGCATTGCGCTTTGCATCGACAGTCCGGATTCGGCACGGACGCACAGGTCGCTTTTATCAAAGACTATATGCAGCAGGCCGAGGACGCGTTGTATTCAAATTCGGGGAATTACGAGCAGTACTTCGACGTCGCATCGCTGA
- a CDS encoding CotH kinase family protein, with protein MQQAEDALYSNSGNYEQYFDVASLIDWYLVNEIFKNQDARDFASIYLYKDAGGKLKFGPLWDFDIGAGNINFSDAQYPEGWWVANGQWISRMKQIDPSFETRVRARWDQLKASQIDTIVSYVDENAQALQANGAAKRNFDKWPVLGKKLWPNPVVTGSYQGEVAYLKDWLTRRIAWLDGNL; from the coding sequence ATGCAGCAGGCCGAGGACGCGTTGTATTCAAATTCGGGGAATTACGAGCAGTACTTCGACGTCGCATCGCTGATCGACTGGTATCTCGTCAACGAGATTTTCAAGAATCAGGACGCGCGGGATTTTGCGAGCATCTACCTCTATAAGGATGCCGGCGGCAAATTGAAGTTCGGGCCGTTGTGGGACTTCGACATTGGCGCGGGCAACATTAACTTTTCTGACGCGCAGTATCCGGAAGGATGGTGGGTTGCAAATGGTCAGTGGATTTCACGCATGAAGCAGATCGATCCGAGCTTCGAGACACGTGTTCGGGCACGGTGGGATCAACTGAAGGCATCGCAAATCGATACGATCGTGAGTTATGTCGATGAGAACGCGCAGGCGCTTCAGGCAAATGGCGCAGCTAAGCGCAACTTTGATAAATGGCCGGTGCTTGGGAAGAAGCTTTGGCCGAATCCGGTGGTGACGGGTTCTTATCAGGGTGAGGTGGCTTATCTGAAAGATTGGCTCACGCGGCGGATTGCCTGGTTGGATGGGAATCTTTGA